GGGTCAGGATGACGAGGGTAGAGAGTCCCCACAGCCACCAATCGCGCCGCTCGATGGCGTGGAACTGGCGGAGATAGCCGCGATCCACGCGACGTTTCGGGGCAACCTCCGGCTGCGGCCTGGCTATTGTGTCTATCGTTCCCATCAGAAACTCAAAGCGGATCGCGTGCTTTAGTTAGCAGTTGGATTGCCACTCATCGCCGGTCTCGCCCAGGAGTGTTAGGAGGTTACTCCACCTGGTACAATGCCTCCCGGAACGCTAACCCTTCCTTTTGCAGAAAGATAGCTCGCTGGCGCTGTAGACCAACCTGGCCCCCTCGCCGGGCAGAGCCTCTGTCAACCTAAAACCCGCTTAGCTCCGAGCCTTAGGAGCGAAAATTTGACTCACGCCGGGCAGAATGTAGCCGCTCGCCGGGGCGTGAATCCCACCGGTGTCCATCCCGGCAAAGGGGTACTGTCCGTCAGGAGACGCCGAGAGCCTGGACGGCCGAGCGAGCTAGAATCCAAACGCCGTCTGGGCATTGGGCTTGCGTTCCTCTTCCCGCCAGCGGTTGGTCTTGACCATCTCGACAAAGTGATCGGCCTCCCGGGTGGGTTTGGGGATGCGGTAACCATCCAAGACCTTGAGCGTCCAGGCCACCGCTGTTTCGAGGCTTACGCGGTGGCCCTGGGAGATGAAGATGGGCTGCACGTTCGCCCGTGTCCTCAAGACCGCGCCAACCCGTTCTTCGCCGTCGCAAAGCGGCGTGGCCGCGCCGGCTTCCAAGGGCGGTTCTTCAAAGTGGCCGATCAATCTCGACTTGGCGCAGCCGATCGTGGGTCGGTCCAGGAGGATTCCCAGATGACAGGTGATGCCGAAGCGGCGCGGATGGGAGTAGCCGTGGCCGTCGTAGAAAATAAGGTCCGGCTCCGAGCGCAATTTTTCAAACGCGTCGAGCAGCACGGGCGCTTCTCGAAACGCAAGCAGGCCCGGAACGTAAGGGAAAGTGAGCTTGCG
The sequence above is a segment of the Candidatus Acidiferrales bacterium genome. Coding sequences within it:
- the nfi gene encoding deoxyribonuclease V (cleaves DNA at apurinic or apyrimidinic sites), with product MKHLALHPWDVTPEQARQIQLNLKSRLELADRLEDIQHVAGADIALDPQAGMGIGGVVVYGWPGLVEIERQFARRKLTFPYVPGLLAFREAPVLLDAFEKLRSEPDLIFYDGHGYSHPRRFGITCHLGILLDRPTIGCAKSRLIGHFEEPPLEAGAATPLCDGEERVGAVLRTRANVQPIFISQGHRVSLETAVAWTLKVLDGYRIPKPTREADHFVEMVKTNRWREEERKPNAQTAFGF